Within the Syngnathoides biaculeatus isolate LvHL_M chromosome 13, ASM1980259v1, whole genome shotgun sequence genome, the region agaactgtgagctcaatattttccagctgatccaccgtgccgctaagataacaaaatgaaatgtaaatatcgACTATATCTAATATCACAagttacatactgtacacactcCACTCTCTAGTTACCAAGTACCACCCCAACAAAAAGTACATTATGTACGTCCCTGACAAAAGCATCATGTGCTGCACTAAaacgtagaaaaaaaaaataatccattcacTTAAAAACAAGCATCTACCGTTAAAAACTTAAAACCATTAACTGCAAATGTATTGAACCTAACTGTACTTTGGCCAGACGTACGGGCCGCCTGCGGCGCTCGCACCACACGTTGAGAAGCACTGACGTAACCGTATTACTACAAATGTTGGATACGATGCAGTGTGTGCAACTGTGTATGAAAGCAAAATTAATCCCACTGTGACAGAGTCAATcaaaattgatttgttttggATCAGATTTTACGAGTTTCAATAATGTTTcagctgactgtttttttttttttttttttttttaatagttgatGTCAGTAAAATGTCAGTCGAAGCTTCCGTTTACAGAAACAGTTTATTACATTTCAGACGCAAACAGAAAAACATGGGCAAGAAAAAGACTCGCTTCATCTTGCGCTTGTGAGGAGTCGTGGGCTTTGCATCGTGCTACAACAAAATCGTCTTCCGTAATACGAAAGAAGCAACGTGATCCAGATGTgctattaataaataaaagtgaaaacagCCACACGTACAGCTTAAGGCGAAAGAAAATAGTAGCGTcattcaggcttttttttttttttttttgttttttttaaattggggaGGGACGGCTTTTCTTCCAGTTATGGATACACGCCACATCATCAAGTGGACCGTTTCAAATTATGACGGATGTTCTCAGACGGTGTCGGCGTACAGAGGCGGCGGAGGAATAAGTTCCAGCTCGGAGAGGTCCACTTCCTGTTCGCTGTCAtccacaacacccccccccccaaaaaaaaaaaaaaaaaaaaaaaactaagatgaGTCTCATCCAGTGTACCACAGACAAGAatatgaaaaatcaaaataaagagCAGTTTTAGGTCAGTACTTACGGATAAGGAAGCTCCTCGACAGCACACAAGAAGCCTGGATGAAggagaaaagaggaaaatgtCACACGCATTCAGTCAAATATTCACTTCTTCACATGCACAAGCAATAATTGAAATATTCTCGGAAAGAGAAATTGTCCTTCAAAAGTGAACAGTTTGGAGCCTCCCGGGAGATCCAAAAAATTTCTGTGACATGAGCGGCAACAGAAGGGGAAACGCTCACTTGTCGGCTCGGCACTTGGGAGCAGGCACAATGGAGAGAAAAATTGTGGTGGTCAATACATATTGTCATTTACACGAAAAGCACAAATCATTCATTGTGTAATATTATACTTAGTCGGAGTGGGAGCGCCACTATCAGGAAAGTCGCCAAAATCGTCTTTGGCGTGTTCGAAGAAGATGGCCAGCTTCTGCAGGGCTTGGTGTCTTGTCCTTAATAGGACACAAAATGCATATTTCTTTCCAAAAAATCTACAGGATGTCTCCACATGTAACCGAAAGAATGTACATCTCTAGTATAGTCGTTGAAAATGTTGCAGGCTTGCTACAGATTCAGATTTTTAgcttattattactttttttaaattatgaagcAATTTCTGGtaattctttcaaaaaaaaaaaaaaaagcccccaaGTCTTAACTTAAATGATGAGGTGGGCTGTTGTGTACGCACCTCACATGAAAAGTCGCAATTGTCTCAAGCGCAACAAAAGTTCAACactaaacaaaatgaaaaagatttgctctaaactgacaaaaaaaaaaaaaaaaagactgcacaTACATTGCACAAAGGAGACTAGCCAACTTCCTACATTTAcatctttttacatttctcAACTTACTGTGTGTGCTGATCCTCAAAGTTGGCGTCGCTCAACGTGCGCCGAGTGTCAGCGAGGTCAGCTGCTGTCAAAGTCACGCACGCCAGGGGGCGGTGGCGAGCAGGTGAAGGAAAGAAAGCCACAAAAAGAGGAAGACAACAATTTTGACCACAACAACAGAAGAATTCTGCTGGAACTACATTAATACACGCTGGCGTCACCTCAAGGGGGAAACGCTTGAGTTCTTGTGGtaaacttcaaaagaagcacGCCAACAATTTGCACTCACGTGTTTCAGGCGCTGACGTTGCTTGATGGGGAAAGCTACAAGGATAAaaaagggggttggggggtggggggggcgcacACACTCAAGttttgtattttgggaaaaaaaaaaaaaagtcattcataaTATTTTGGAGAGCATTTTGTGCATCATCGGGGGACCGCagaaaatgatccaatttcatcTCAAATTAGATTCAATGATGAGAACAATTAAATTATCAGCATAAAATTGTTGCTTCCTGCAATTAAGTAAAATGATTTATATCATAGCTACATTAGAGGCGAgggcaaaaggaaaaaaaaaataaaataaagggtggtgggggggggcgttccatcaattttttttccccacatattttgtgtgttttgcataAGAACTGCAATCCAAAAGACAACACAAAGATGATCCCGAAGGGGAGTTTTCACAAACGTCCCACttgaaacagaagaaaaaaaaaaaaaaaaaaaatcattcgcCCAGAAAGTTCGGGGTTCCTTCTCTACATGCTAATCAAGATTGGAGTACGACAAAGAACTAAACACCGCTGAAATATTTCCAGTTCCTCAAACCTGAATTGGTGGTTATAGTGAAAAGACAACCCTAAATGGACATAAAAGAAATCTGAAAAATGGTAACCCTGAATGGAGAAACCGTTGGCAAATGCGTCCCCCTTACTGGCTGTCGTAGATGGCTGGCAGCGTCTCGTCGTCGCAGGCCCACTCCTCGCTGTCATCGGTGACTGAGGAGGGAAAGAAAACGGCTTCGGTGAAGAATCGCCGGCGTGCGCACTTTAATGCCGCCATTAAAGTGCCTTCACCATCAGAAAAAGCGCAACAATTTAGATCGAGTCACTCTGAGCTTTGTTTACCAAGCGtggcacaacaaaaaaaaaatcaattttttgggggccaAATGAATAACGATGACTTTGGACTGGCGTGCAGTCCGCCCATCTGAGCGACAAGCTTCTTCATAGTTTCTTTCCAAAACGGTGGCCGTCCCCatcgacttaaaaaaaaaaaaaaatgacaaaccaaCCCATcttttgacaaatattttggaaaacgcttctggaaggaaaccgttcccagacttttttttttgcatttctttatGGCAATCACCTGAATTGTAACATCACAATTCAGGTAACTTGCACCAAACATCCAGTGCCAAATTTCTCACACGATTCGGGAGCTAAGCTATGCGAACATCCTCCACTTTCAAGCAGAAGATTGACGACGCGCAAATCCAAGCAGAGCGTCACAGCGTGGCCTTCTGAAAAAGCCACACAAACTTTTGTTTATTCTGCGACGCGGTGGGCGGGAGGCGGCCCGTTTGGCGACAGATTACATCCGCATGTGCCACTTACCGACCGCTAAGTGGATCGGGACCGGGTGATTGGCCAAAAATGGGCAGAATCCGCCAGCCTTGTGGAGGTTTCGCTCCCGACGCCATTGTGCTCGCAGTGGAGAACTTTAGGATTACATTTGTTGAGCCTTATGCTCATTTCCACATAAACTAGTAATTAACGTAGACAATTTCAGTGCGCTTTCCACGGTTTCAAGCAGGAAcgtggaatttgaaaatgacccCAATAAAATCTAACAATCGCTTAAcccagttttttgttttaacttaggAGGGCATctaaatgttttgtggtggggaaaaaaaaaacaaagaaaaaaatgaatttgaacatCTATGAACTGCAAATGAGCAACCAAATTTTAGCAGTTACTTTTAGGGCACCAGTAGCATaaactgtatacattttttttttaatttgtaatacTCACAACTGCTTGTGACCACAAGATGGCTTGAAGATCTGgagaaagaaagacaaagaaaaaaaaaaaaaaaagaaaaaaaaatgagcgatCACAAGGCGAGCTGACGCTTGCGCGTTGGGTACCTGCTGCCGACGCTGATGGTGTCACCGTCCACGTTGGGAGCCCGTCCGGCCGCTTGGGCCTTTTTGCCCAGTTCCAGCATCTCCCTGATATTAAGCTCCACGTTCATCACCGAGATGTAACCGTCTGCGAAAAGCCAGACACAGCGTGGACGCCGAAGGGCTcgacaggacaaaaaaaaaaaaaaactgcgggTGAAACTCACATTTTCTGCCCGCGTCCCGTGCCAGCCATTTGCCTTTGGGGCAGTTGGTAGTTCGGATGATGCTGACGGTGTCCCCGCTTTTGACAGGAAGGTCGTTCTTGCGGAGTTTGCTGGCCACCATCACCTTGGCGTGGTACATCGGCTCCTCGTCGCCCGTCACCTGGCGAGACACACCGCGGCCTTCGCTTTCGACATCAAACATCATTTCCCAAGTAAACATTAGAAATCACTCAAGAACGTGACTAAAAAGATAGAAGCCAGGTCCCAACTAATTGCTGGGTgcaatcaaataaatacacagcactctaaaatgaacatttccttTTCCGGTAAATATAACAGCTCGTGCCACTCAAGTGGCAAGTAATACGGTGCTTTACGTTTACTTTGACCAataaccaaaaataataaatcctaTACAAGGTGTAAAATGCCAACGGCTTGATCTGACGGAAAATAGGAAGTGTTTTGTGACTTATGGGGCATACTGTActcatcttttcatctgttAATGTCCACATACTTTGCTTATTTGTGGGAGGGTCAATTATTTGCCGCACAAGCACAAATAAAGCCGTCCCGACGTTACGGGAGTCGCGTTACTGCCTCTGAGCACTACAATGAAGGACTGCGGTGTAGCAAAACATTTGAACAGTATCTTCAACTAATAAAAGCATCATCTGGACCTACtttaaatttctttttcatttcattttctctcttCTCCCTTTCCTTTTgctcctttttctccttctccaGGCGGTGCTTCTCCCTCTTCTTGCGTTCCTTATAGGCAGCCGTGTTGGGGCTATGAAAAAGCAAAACTGAGCGTTCAGCGGAAACAAAAACTCATTTTCCATTAAACGTTACGAGGGTCAACAGAACCGTACGCCGGTGAGACTGATGTGAAGGCAAACGGAACGTCGTCCCATTTTAATGAAAGCGCCAGCTACGTACCTGGAGACCTGATTATGGGATGGATGTTCTCCTGAGACGCTGCCCCTGTTTGATCAgcgcagtggggggggggggaagaagaaagaaaaaaaaaaaaaaaaaaaaaaaaaaaaaaaaaaaaaaaaatcaaaaatgtgGTGCTCCGTCCGTCCggcaaaaacaattaaaacgcAAAATGCTCGTACCATGGATTCCGTGGCCAAATGTtaagcgccgccgccgcctcctctttCTGGAAGTAAACAACACACGTTATTATTTACTAGCacagaaaaatgagaaaatcaaTCTGATGTAAAATTATTTACCGCAGGAGGGTTGCCGTCAGCGTATGGATCTGAAAGAAAAGGTTAACACTTAGTTCTTGAAGGGTTATTCCGGAAAAACttgatcaatcaatcatcatCCTTACTCTTCGGGTTGCCTTTTTGCTTGTGCGAGTTTTGGCACACGAAGAATTTGTTGAGGTTTTCCACATCTTCATAAACATTTTCACACTCATAGTCTCGTTCACTGACATCGGGAGGAAAACAACCCAAAAGAAATTCAGTGTGTAGAAAGAAACGACGCATTTTTATTACCGTTCACCTCGTCTGTGCGCAAATCCCATCGCGAGTCGCCACGGCTCGGAGACCGAGCTCGTTCTCGTCTCGGGCGGACTCGGCAGCCGACAGTTCAGCCTCATCGGCGTCCTCGCTCGGAACGCCCCGGTCCGGTGTGACGCACCCGGTCACGTTTGACGGCTCAGGGAAGACGGCCGAACGAGGAGCTATTCCGTTCCGACTGCCGAGTCGCAGCCGGCGGACGACGCAGCTTTCGTCGGTTCCCGCCGGAGAACACGCGTCAGATTGTGGAGGTCCAGGGTCGGTGGGCGCAGGAGGCGGAGAGCCAAGACCTCTCAAATCCAGAACCTCGAGGTCCAACGCAGCAATATCTACAGCTTCGCTCTCCGTGGGCTCCATCTCTGGATTCTCAAAGTCCGGAAAGACGGGAGCATCCGGGACAGCGCCGGAGATCGGCCTTTCGGACTCCAGACCCGTGGCTGGCTCTTGGCTGATATCTTTTATCGCCtctatgaaaagaaaaagcagcaCTTGAGCAGATGTACGTGCTCAccacaaatatttcaaattcaaaaaccACAGTggtgtccagaaaaaaaaatagaaaagggGGAAgtggggtgtggggtgggggggggggggggcagaactGTTGACACACCGCGAATTGAAGGCTGGCGGTAATGTCTGAGAGCGACTAATGGAGGTCTGGGAGGCTTTCCTGGTTTTGCCCCGAGTGACCCCAAGTCCGGCAGAGGATTCTTTTGAGGAGATGGGTGGGAAGGAAGTCCAGCAGCGGCAGGAGGAGCTTCGGCTTTATCCGGGCGACACTGCTTCATAAATGCAGGCTCTGCGGGGACAGCCATATTCAGAAGAACACAAATATGATTTCTTGAGTGCACGAGACCACAACACGACAACGTTTGCAAGGTACTTCGGGCAGAGTTGGTGACTTTGGAGAAAGGTCGGGCAGAGATGCAAGACAGGTGCGGGAGAGCGACGGGCGGCGGAGGAAGCGGCGGTAGGTCGGGCTCCACGTTCTGCGGGTCCTTCAGCGGCGGAGGGAACGCCCACTCGCTCGATCCGACGTCGGGGGAACGCAGACTTTTTGGTTTGCTGGAAATCGATACGTGCCGGCGGGAGAACTTCTTCTTGGCCCTCTCGAAGGTGCTGATGACGCGACTGTCAGAGTCAACGCTGCCCTCTGCTGACGGAGGAGTGACCGAGACGTTTGGACTGGAGAGGCGCCACTCCGCGCTTAACTGGTCTCCGTGGAGCCAAACGCCGTCGTCCGACGTCCGCTTCGGCACGGAGGGCAGCTCGCCAGGAGCGCTGGAAGGCCTGCTGGTCAATTCAGCATATGTGGGTTCCTCTTCACTTTCTGTGCTAAACTTTGACACTTTCAGCGGCTTCAAAGCGAGCAGCAAATTATTCTTCCTGGGTTTTATTTGCGGGATGTTTTCTTTCGCCGGCTCTTGTTCTTGTCGAGATGCTGTTGCGGCTTGCGGGTCACTCTTGTGCTCTTTGGCACACAGGACAGGAAGCACTCTCGGCATGCGTCGCTCTTTGAAGGACTGCTTTTTTGCGCCGTCTGCGCTCGCGGGCCGAGAAGACGGGGAGATCCGCGGCGGTGGTGGTGGAAATGAAATGGTCCGTTTCCCCCCAGAAGCTCGCAGTTCATCCCTGAAGATAACTCGGGGAACCACACTTGTCTTGTTCTCTGCGGCAACGTTGAGACTGCCAACCACTGAGCTGCAGTGTCCTCCAGCAGGAGGAAGGATTTTGGGTTTTTCCGCTACGGCGGGTCGAGTGCTTTTGGACTGAGCCAGAAGAGCTTCCTCTTGAAACTTGGCCCGCAGAGCTTTGACGTTTATTTGAccttcctgggggggggggggggggggggagcattcaattaattaattggtACTGCTAACATTTGAATGAATCCTCCCCAAACGTTTCACTTCAATACCTAAATTAGATCTGCCtagaatgtttcttttttttaagttggttCTATTGTATTCAATTTAATAAGCACTTTCACATTGACCAAAAACTAAGTAAAACATGtctagcaacaacaacaaattgttTGGCATTGATGAAGTGTTTGTATAATTGCCACGCTAACCTGTTGGATTCTTGTGgcggatgtcttttttttttttttttttaatcgaaagcaaaatgaaaataacttcATAAACAAAATTACGAGCCTCGCctgagctagctagctagctagcgacTAGCTGGCTTACGTTGGCTAGCACAGGTACGCAAAAGGACGCCGGACAGCCGACAAAACTCATATTTCCTCACCTCCTCCATCGTCGCTGCTCTCGTTGGTCACCGCTGAGCGTGGACGCTCGCGACTTTGGTGCTTTTCGGGCGGCGGAGCCTCCTGCGTGCTGAAGTTTAGAATTTTTAAGTATCGAATTGGAAAGTGGCAACTGCGCATGCGTAATATACCGGCGCCATCGTGATTGCTGAACTGAAAGGAAACAGCGCTGCTATagacaaaaataacattgaaaacATCTACACATATTTTGCAGTtcatggagagaaaaaaataaaacatcgcCAGGATTAAAATGGAGTAGGATCATCCCAGACAAACAAATAAAGCTGAGCAAACAGAAACTGGGAGAAGGTAAATGTCCAACAAATCTTGCCCACTGTAATGGAGGTCGAGAGCCAcagttgtaattttatttttatttttgtaatcgtTTTGGAAACTATCGCACAGTCATTTGAATATCAAACGTGAAATatgttgtcttgttttttacGCCGAGGATATGTTGGAACTTTGGGTTTTGCCGTTCATAACTTTGGCAAGAGTCTTTTGTTGACACTTCATCAATCATTCACAGCGGTCGGTCGAGATTGCATCGTCAGGAAGACCCCCACGGATGACAACGGCCCCTTTTGTGAGGTTTGCTTTTCAATCTAATCCTGTTCAGCATGGGAAGTATAATTCATTTTCTCCTATGTCTGTGCACGCTGCATCTTTGGGTCAATTTCGGCACTGATGTAAATGCTCACAGGGGACAATGGCCACCGGCTCGTAACAGGTGCGGCGTATATTCTCTTGAGATTTTATGAATTCTGCACGTCGCTGCCTGTGGGAATAGAAGTgagatgattattatttttttcaaatgtatttgtatttttctccaGGACCAGCGGCGCTGCTGTTAGGAGGCTTAGAGCAGTTAGTAGGCCAATACCCATCGACTGCAAAGTGGGCAGCTGGTCATCATGGACAGAATGTAACTCATGCACAGACCAAAAGGTAAAAAGTATTTCGAATACGTGACTAAACGCTGCCATTTACAAATGTCATATGATGTGACTGTGCTGCTGTCAACAAGTTGGAGAATGATGAAAATCATTTGGAGCTTTGTCAGGTCGCTTCAATGAAATGGCAGTCGGGATAAAAGTCCAACGTGCCCAATGGGAATAAGCAGTCCTGCTCAAGTGACATTTTTGAATTTCTGACTGATATTTTCTTGATGTCATTTTAAAAGCGAGCGCATagacaatggataggtttccgatgacgccatcttgtgtgtcatggaggtcaaagaacacaggtgatgaGTAAactgtgaagtttttttttttttttccatcgttaatttatccgattggtctaagggtggcgGTGACATCATTGGAAACCGGTCCGTTGGATCCACCGGAACGATCGATTCCAAGCTCTTTACTTTACTCCTTTGCGTCAACTCTCCCAGTTCCGTTTCCGCTACCTGGAGAAAGCGTCACAATTTGGCGGCGCGCCGTGCTTGGAGACGCTGTGGGAGACGCTGGCTTGTCCCACGACGACCGCCGAGTGTCTGGTGCCCGATTACTGTGGCGAGAGCTTCACCTGCAAAGAATCAGGCGAGTTCCGTCAACGTCTGCGCGCCAACAACGTGCAAGGGCACTACTTTCGGGCTGATCAGCCAGAAACTGACAAAGCCGCTCCGAGGATATTGTAGTGCGTTGGGTTTgtggttgccatggcaatgaGAGCGATGCTATCAAAAGCAAGACGGTCCAATTCGTTCTGATGGTGTTCATTTTAAGGTACGCTCACTGCACGTCGACTCTTTATTGCACGTTAACTCCCGCAGGCCGCTGCATCGGCCAGTCCCTGCGCTGTAACGGAGAGGCGGACTGTGACGACTTTTCCGACGAGGAGGGCTGCGAAGAGTACAAGCGGCGCAGCGACAAGTGCGCCACCATCCTGGCCATCCCCGGCGCCGAGCGCGGCACGCAGGGGTAAACGCTCTCACGCCGGCGACACGCGTGTAAAGTGAGCACGTCAGTGTGAAACACGGCGACAGAGAGGCTTAGCAAAGAAATTTCACGTTTACGGTACTCAAGACAACTCCAACAaatctttctgtctttttctgcCTTTCGTTTACAGCAGTGGCACAATTACCGTAAGCTACTCCAAATGAAGACGCTCGTACAAACGTTTAGATTTTTACATTTCCCGGAACTCTCCTTGGCAAGCTTGACTCAATAGGACCATCGTAGTGACTCGGgagggggtggcacggtggatcagctcgaaagcgttggcctcacagttttgaggaccgggattttctccgggcactccacacccccaaaacatgtaacattaactggacactctaaattgcgcgtaggtgtgattgtgagtgcgggtgtttgtctccatgttcagggtgtaccccgcctcgtgcccgtcgacagccgggataggctccggcactccttgcgacccctgtgaggataagcggcaaagaagatggattgatgggtGACTAGGGAGGTTCAGAGGCATGTTTATTTCGACGGATAGAATTGCTTAACaactgaaaaatatttgcatttccaAAAGATACGTATGTAGTTTGTGTCTGGCGATGGTTTCAGCTACAACGCCTTGACTGGAGAATTTGTGAATCACGTGCTTGACCCGAAGTACTTTGGAGGAAAATGTGAATATGTGTACAACGGCGAATGGAGAAAATTCACCTACGACTCGTTCTGTGAGAATCTGCACCACAATGAAGATGAGAAAC harbors:
- the si:ch211-188c16.1 gene encoding FYN-binding protein 1 isoform X2 produces the protein MEEEGQINVKALRAKFQEEALLAQSKSTRPAVAEKPKILPPAGGHCSSVVGSLNVAAENKTSVVPRVIFRDELRASGGKRTISFPPPPPRISPSSRPASADGAKKQSFKERRMPRVLPVLCAKEHKSDPQAATASRQEQEPAKENIPQIKPRKNNLLLALKPLKVSKFSTESEEEPTYAELTSRPSSAPGELPSVPKRTSDDGVWLHGDQLSAEWRLSSPNVSVTPPSAEGSVDSDSRVISTFERAKKKFSRRHVSISSKPKSLRSPDVGSSEWAFPPPLKDPQNVEPDLPPLPPPPVALPHLSCISARPFSKVTNSARKPAFMKQCRPDKAEAPPAAAGLPSHPSPQKNPLPDLGSLGAKPGKPPRPPLVALRHYRQPSIREAIKDISQEPATGLESERPISGAVPDAPVFPDFENPEMEPTESEAVDIAALDLEVLDLRGLGSPPPAPTDPGPPQSDACSPAGTDESCVVRRLRLGSRNGIAPRSAVFPEPSNVTGCVTPDRGVPSEDADEAELSAAESARDENELGLRAVATRDGICAQTSERDYECENVYEDVENLNKFFVCQNSHKQKGNPKNPYADGNPPAKEEAAAALNIWPRNPWGSVSGEHPSHNQVSSPNTAAYKERKKREKHRLEKEKKEQKEREKRENEMKKKFKVTGDEEPMYHAKVMVASKLRKNDLPVKSGDTVSIIRTTNCPKGKWLARDAGRKYGYISVMNVELNIREMLELGKKAQAAGRAPNVDGDTISVGSRSSSHLVVTSSFTDDSEEWACDDETLPAIYDSHFPHQATSAPETPDLADTRRTLSDANFEDQHTQTRHQALQKLAIFFEHAKDDFGDFPDSGAPTPTNAEPTSFLCAVEELPYPEQEVDLSELELIPPPPLYADTV
- the si:ch211-188c16.1 gene encoding FYN-binding protein 1 isoform X1; amino-acid sequence: MEEEGQINVKALRAKFQEEALLAQSKSTRPAVAEKPKILPPAGGHCSSVVGSLNVAAENKTSVVPRVIFRDELRASGGKRTISFPPPPPRISPSSRPASADGAKKQSFKERRMPRVLPVLCAKEHKSDPQAATASRQEQEPAKENIPQIKPRKNNLLLALKPLKVSKFSTESEEEPTYAELTSRPSSAPGELPSVPKRTSDDGVWLHGDQLSAEWRLSSPNVSVTPPSAEGSVDSDSRVISTFERAKKKFSRRHVSISSKPKSLRSPDVGSSEWAFPPPLKDPQNVEPDLPPLPPPPVALPHLSCISARPFSKVTNSARKPAFMKQCRPDKAEAPPAAAGLPSHPSPQKNPLPDLGSLGAKPGKPPRPPLVALRHYRQPSIREAIKDISQEPATGLESERPISGAVPDAPVFPDFENPEMEPTESEAVDIAALDLEVLDLRGLGSPPPAPTDPGPPQSDACSPAGTDESCVVRRLRLGSRNGIAPRSAVFPEPSNVTGCVTPDRGVPSEDADEAELSAAESARDENELGLRAVATRDGICAQTSERDYECENVYEDVENLNKFFVCQNSHKQKGNPKNPYADGNPPAKEEAAAALNIWPRNPWGSVSGEHPSHNQVSSPNTAAYKERKKREKHRLEKEKKEQKEREKRENEMKKKFKVTGDEEPMYHAKVMVASKLRKNDLPVKSGDTVSIIRTTNCPKGKWLARDAGRKYGYISVMNVELNIREMLELGKKAQAAGRAPNVDGDTISVGSRSSSHLVVTSSFTDDSEEWACDDETLPAIYDSHFPHQATSAPETPADLADTRRTLSDANFEDQHTQTRHQALQKLAIFFEHAKDDFGDFPDSGAPTPTNAEPTSFLCAVEELPYPEQEVDLSELELIPPPPLYADTV